DNA sequence from the Thermococcus gammatolerans EJ3 genome:
CCCTGTTCACCGCGATTATCGCGTGCTCAAAGCCAGCATTCAGGATTTCCTCGGCGAGCTCCCTCGTATCCCGTCCCCAGAGCGGTTCGAGTGGCTTGACTCCAGCCCCTTCCGCGAGGCGCTCAATCCACCTCAGATGGTCCTCAAGGAGAACGTCGCCAGCAATGAGGTAATCAACGTCCAGCGAGCCTATGAACTCCGCCAGTGCCTTGCTTCCTCGGCTCATGTCAAAGGTGAACAGCTCCTTTCCCATCGCCTCGGCGAGCGTTTTGAGGGCTGAAAAGTTCTCCCAGTGGGGCGAGAGGCCTATAGTCGTTTTGAGCGCGAGCAGGTAGGGAACCTCGATTCCGTTTTTCTCCGCGAGGTGAACCGCGTAGAGGCCGTCCTTACCGCCCGAGAAAAAGGCGACTCCCCTCATTGAACCACCAAGCCTATAAAGGGTTTGGAGCTTTTATCCATTATGCTGATTCGGATTGATGAACTCGAGAGGGTCGGCGACGTCTACGTTAATCCGCGAAACCTACGGGCTAAGCCACTTTTACTGAAAACCTGGCGCGATTTCCTGAGCCTTGACGAGAAGACCTATGGGATCTACGCACGGACGATTTACAACCCGAGGGAGAGGTTTTTGGTGACCGATGAGTTCTCCGAGGCCCGGGCAATAGATCTCTCGGCCCTTTACCGCTCCTTCCTGATGGACGCGGAGTACTTCTGTGGCGGCGAGAACCTGCGCTACCAGCTCCAGGTTGGTGAGTTCGAGGGACTGCCCTTTGCCAACGGCTGGACGGGCTCCAAGGTCGTCCTCGTGGGCGAAGCGCCGGGAAGGCGGGGCTGTGGGAAGACGGGTGTGTGCTTCTATCGCGATGCCTCCGGTATGCTTCTCCGGAAGACCCTGTTTAGCCTCGGTATCAACCCG
Encoded proteins:
- a CDS encoding PAB0415 family putative ATP pyrophosphatase; translated protein: MRGVAFFSGGKDGLYAVHLAEKNGIEVPYLLALKTTIGLSPHWENFSALKTLAEAMGKELFTFDMSRGSKALAEFIGSLDVDYLIAGDVLLEDHLRWIERLAEGAGVKPLEPLWGRDTRELAEEILNAGFEHAIIAVNREKLGKEWLGYTFRSLDDLELFLEKNPGIDPVGEFGEFHTVVLASPLFKGRFALEIISTEESERYHWVRSELRKR
- a CDS encoding uracil-DNA glycosylase family protein, producing the protein MLIRIDELERVGDVYVNPRNLRAKPLLLKTWRDFLSLDEKTYGIYARTIYNPRERFLVTDEFSEARAIDLSALYRSFLMDAEYFCGGENLRYQLQVGEFEGLPFANGWTGSKVVLVGEAPGRRGCGKTGVCFYRDASGMLLRKTLFSLGINPDFVYITNAVKCNPPNNRLSRVPEGAYELLARELEILRPGTIFALGRTAERALKELGFEVEYLRHPAWYVRRGVHEPNDEMLAEYAKIREAFGEWTP